The following proteins are encoded in a genomic region of Nocardioides renjunii:
- a CDS encoding histidine phosphatase family protein: protein MADLQCAARVHVARHGAGTTGESELVSDSGGWLSPAGRDQSRALGERLVAERIARVWSSPMSRAVQTAEIAAAVLGVDVVVREGLRELGVGHAAGTTGDPDPFADTFAAWLDGDLTARIPGAESGHEVVARYEAVLLEIADEHRGEAVLVVSHGGVMRLALPALARNLTPGHARGLPLDSCDVVALDADADGWLVRSWADRPLA, encoded by the coding sequence GTGGCTGACCTGCAGTGCGCCGCTCGTGTGCACGTCGCCCGGCACGGCGCCGGCACGACCGGCGAGAGCGAGCTGGTCAGCGACTCCGGCGGCTGGCTCAGCCCGGCCGGGCGGGACCAGTCCCGGGCCCTCGGCGAGCGGCTGGTCGCCGAGCGCATCGCCCGCGTGTGGAGCAGCCCGATGTCGCGCGCCGTCCAGACCGCCGAGATCGCCGCTGCCGTCCTGGGCGTCGACGTCGTCGTGCGCGAGGGGCTCCGCGAGCTGGGCGTGGGCCATGCCGCCGGCACGACCGGCGACCCGGACCCGTTCGCGGACACGTTCGCGGCGTGGCTGGACGGCGACCTCACCGCGCGGATCCCGGGCGCGGAGAGCGGCCACGAGGTGGTCGCTCGCTACGAGGCCGTGCTCCTGGAGATCGCGGACGAGCACCGCGGCGAGGCGGTGCTGGTGGTCAGCCACGGTGGGGTCATGCGCCTCGCGCTGCCCGCGCTGGCGCGCAACCTGACGCCTGGGCATGCGCGCGGCCTCCCGCTCGACAGCTGCGACGTGGTGGCGCTGGACGCCGATGCCGACGGCTGGCTCGTGCGGTCATGGGCCGACCGGCCGCTCGCCTGA
- a CDS encoding DUF952 domain-containing protein yields MTASVPERIFHIATEADWRRTLATGTYTTSTVGRSLEEEGFIHASRRDQVQGVFDRYYRGLGERLVLLTIDPARLTDADVLVEAVGDDTYPHVHGPINRSAVVEVVPLDRRGGTETLMSLWIKGMAVRMGIALAVMLAVLVVALALT; encoded by the coding sequence GTGACCGCGTCCGTGCCCGAGCGCATCTTCCACATCGCGACCGAGGCCGACTGGCGGCGGACGCTGGCGACCGGGACCTACACCACCTCGACGGTCGGGCGGAGCCTCGAGGAGGAGGGGTTCATCCACGCCAGCCGGCGCGACCAGGTGCAGGGCGTCTTCGACCGCTACTACCGCGGCCTCGGCGAGCGACTCGTCCTGCTGACCATCGACCCCGCACGGCTCACCGACGCCGACGTGCTGGTGGAGGCGGTCGGGGACGACACGTACCCGCACGTCCACGGGCCGATCAACCGCTCCGCCGTGGTCGAGGTCGTGCCGCTCGACCGCAGGGGCGGCACGGAGACGCTGATGTCGCTGTGGATCAAGGGCATGGCCGTACGGATGGGGATCGCGCTGGCCGTGATGCTCGCGGTCCTCGTCGTCGCGCTCGCGCTGACGTGA